The following coding sequences lie in one Flavobacteriales bacterium genomic window:
- a CDS encoding DUF3575 domain-containing protein, which yields MKKISIILFVALISGSSVKSQTNDVSINVLNFIISTYEIGFEHGFGDKQSAGININFTNKNMFESGGKEYSEFNIIPTYKYFTTPEKGADGFYLGAYARYRSSNSKGNEFLAFNAATLTTTIEKTDVSSSTIALGALTGYKWVASNGFFVEPEIGLGKAITNSINISNKNADDEKVNVTNGWDKNDYLPILGNKIGVDLRIAFKIGKRF from the coding sequence ATGAAAAAGATTTCAATAATATTATTTGTGGCATTAATATCAGGATCATCGGTAAAATCTCAAACAAATGATGTAAGTATTAATGTTTTAAACTTCATTATTTCAACCTATGAAATTGGTTTTGAACATGGATTTGGTGATAAACAATCAGCTGGTATTAATATAAATTTTACCAACAAAAACATGTTTGAATCTGGAGGTAAAGAATATTCTGAGTTTAACATTATACCAACATATAAATATTTCACTACTCCCGAAAAAGGAGCTGATGGGTTTTATTTGGGTGCTTATGCAAGATATAGAAGTTCTAATTCAAAAGGAAACGAGTTTCTTGCATTTAATGCAGCAACACTTACAACTACAATCGAAAAAACTGATGTATCCTCATCAACGATTGCTTTAGGAGCTTTAACAGGCTATAAATGGGTTGCAAGCAATGGTTTTTTTGTTGAACCTGAAATTGGTTTAGGAAAGGCTATCACTAACTCAATTAACATCAGTAATAAAAATGCTGATGACGAAAAAGTAAATGTTACCAATGGTTGGGATAAAAATGATTATCTACCAATTCTAGGAAACAAAATAGGAGTTGATTTAAGAATTGCTTTTAAAATTGGTAAAAGATTCTAA
- a CDS encoding glyceraldehyde-3-phosphate dehydrogenase — translation MQVLNGNNAYESKLSEYVSNEKAAVNLISSIGYLMYEKSIELVLFRNPLVDKSISEVLNLHKRAKSIVYNPVDIYTTQKIAEELTKMDLAPSKLDVGRLASEWLMEKNNFSQLSDFLNNKLTGFSEDKAQAPQPKDVVLFGFGRIGRLAARELVKQAGKGQQLRLRAIVLRSVNNDDTIKRAALLRNDSVHGMFSGTVEEDLENNALIINGQMVRLIEAKNPEDVDYTAYGINNALLIDNTGVFTNREQLSRHLKANGISKVLLTAPGKEVPNIVYGINEDTLDIEKENIFTAASCTTNAISPILYVIENSLGVVKGHIETVHAYTNDQNLLDNFHKKPRRGRSAAINMVITSTGAGSAVTKVIPSLKDKLTANAVRVPTPNGSLAILSLSVNKETNVEEVNELIRKAALEGGLVNQIKYENDPELVSTDIIGNICCSVYDSNATIVSNDKKNIVLYVWYDNEFGYTKQVIRLAKYIAKVRRLIYY, via the coding sequence ATGCAAGTATTAAATGGAAACAATGCTTACGAATCAAAATTAAGCGAATACGTAAGCAATGAAAAAGCGGCTGTAAACCTTATCAGTTCTATTGGATATTTAATGTATGAAAAGTCGATAGAATTGGTTTTATTTAGAAATCCATTAGTTGATAAAAGTATTTCGGAGGTACTAAACCTTCACAAAAGAGCAAAAAGTATTGTTTACAACCCCGTAGACATTTATACCACTCAAAAAATTGCAGAAGAATTAACCAAAATGGACTTGGCTCCTTCTAAACTTGATGTTGGAAGGTTAGCTAGCGAATGGTTAATGGAAAAAAATAATTTCTCACAATTAAGCGACTTTTTAAACAACAAGCTTACTGGTTTTTCTGAAGACAAAGCTCAAGCTCCACAACCAAAAGACGTGGTTTTGTTTGGTTTTGGTCGTATTGGTCGTTTGGCTGCTCGTGAGTTGGTTAAACAAGCAGGCAAAGGACAACAATTAAGGTTAAGAGCCATAGTACTTCGTTCGGTAAATAACGATGACACCATAAAACGTGCAGCATTATTAAGAAATGATTCAGTTCATGGAATGTTTTCTGGAACTGTTGAAGAAGATTTAGAAAACAATGCCTTGATTATCAATGGTCAAATGGTTCGTTTAATCGAAGCAAAAAACCCTGAAGATGTTGATTACACCGCTTATGGCATTAATAATGCTTTATTGATTGATAATACGGGAGTTTTTACCAATAGAGAACAATTATCAAGACATTTAAAAGCCAATGGAATTAGTAAAGTATTATTAACTGCTCCAGGAAAAGAAGTTCCAAACATTGTTTATGGTATTAATGAAGATACCCTTGATATTGAAAAAGAAAACATTTTTACTGCTGCATCTTGTACCACTAATGCCATTTCTCCTATTTTATATGTAATCGAAAATTCATTAGGAGTTGTAAAAGGTCATATCGAAACAGTACATGCATATACCAACGATCAAAACTTATTAGACAATTTTCATAAAAAACCAAGAAGAGGTCGTTCGGCAGCAATAAACATGGTAATTACTTCTACTGGTGCAGGAAGTGCTGTTACAAAAGTAATACCATCATTAAAAGACAAATTAACTGCAAATGCTGTTCGTGTACCTACACCAAACGGTTCTTTAGCCATTTTAAGTTTAAGTGTAAATAAAGAAACCAATGTAGAGGAAGTAAACGAGTTGATTAGAAAAGCTGCTCTTGAAGGTGGATTGGTAAATCAAATTAAATATGAAAACGACCCAGAATTAGTTTCTACCGATATTATTGGAAACATCTGTTGTTCGGTTTACGATAGCAATGCAACCATTGTTTCTAATGATAAAAAGAATATAGTGCTATATGTATGGTACGACAACGAATTTGGTTATACCAAACAAGTTATTCGTTTAGCTAAATACATTGCTAAAGTTAGAAGACTTATTTATTACTAA
- a CDS encoding RNA polymerase sigma factor RpoD/SigA, translating to MRQLKITKSITNRDSASLDKYLQEIGREELITAEDEVELARKIKQGDQRALEKLVKANLRFVVSVSKQYQNQGLTLPDLINEGNLGLIKAAQRFDETRGFKFISYAVWWIRQSILQAIAEQARIVRLPLNQVGSLNRINKAFSKLEQEFEREPSVDELANILEMGEDKVVDSMRISGRHVSVDAPFRDDEDGNLLDVLANDDTPNSDLSLMNESLQKEISRSLSTLTDKEQDVIKMFFGIGIAHPLSLEEIGDKFNLTRERVRQIKEKGIRRLRHSSRSNLLKTYLG from the coding sequence ATGAGACAACTCAAAATCACAAAATCTATTACGAATCGTGATAGTGCCTCTCTTGATAAGTATTTACAAGAAATTGGAAGAGAAGAGTTAATAACCGCAGAAGATGAAGTAGAATTAGCCCGAAAAATAAAACAAGGCGACCAACGAGCTCTAGAAAAATTGGTTAAAGCCAATTTACGATTCGTTGTCTCAGTATCAAAACAATATCAAAATCAAGGACTTACATTGCCCGACTTAATCAACGAAGGTAACTTGGGTTTAATTAAAGCGGCTCAACGTTTTGACGAAACCAGAGGATTTAAATTTATATCGTATGCCGTTTGGTGGATTCGTCAATCTATTTTACAAGCCATAGCCGAACAAGCTCGTATAGTACGTTTACCATTAAACCAAGTGGGTTCGTTAAATAGAATAAACAAAGCATTCTCAAAGTTAGAACAAGAATTTGAGCGTGAGCCATCGGTTGATGAACTTGCCAACATATTAGAAATGGGCGAAGACAAAGTGGTTGACTCCATGAGAATATCAGGAAGACACGTGTCGGTTGATGCTCCTTTTCGTGATGATGAGGATGGTAATTTGCTGGATGTTCTTGCCAATGACGACACCCCTAACTCCGACTTATCATTAATGAATGAGTCATTACAAAAAGAAATTAGCCGTTCACTATCAACCTTAACCGATAAAGAACAAGATGTAATAAAAATGTTTTTCGGAATAGGCATTGCACATCCTTTATCATTAGAAGAAATTGGCGATAAATTTAATTTAACTCGTGAGAGAGTCCGTCAAATCAAAGAAAAAGGAATTAGACGATTAAGACATTCATCAAGAAGTAATTTATTAAAAACATATTTAGGATAA
- a CDS encoding trypsin-like peptidase domain-containing protein: MENKFKQFGAILSVALFSSLFSVFIYQKLTPETTIVSSNNTPPKYINVALKEAGLTNFEYAADLSVNAVVHIKTSTIYSRQVDPLYEFFYGRPQRPQQHAIQSAGSGVILSNDGYIVTNNHVVDNASSIDVTLNNKKTYKAEVIGTDASTDLALLKIDAENLPYINYGNSNDLNIGAWVLAVGNPFNLTSTVTAGIISAKARNINILSGNQTNGLPPIESFIQTDAVVNPGNSGGALVNVNGELVGINTAIQSNTGSYTGYSFAIPSNIVQKVVKDLKEFGTVQRAFIGVSIKNIDDKVAKDLGLKDYAGVYVNDVNKNGSADKAGIKSGDVIKKVGNNNINDVPELQEQISQFRPGEKTSITVLRDNKLLDFDLVLKNLNGNEEVITYEENTINKILGARLADLTKEDKKELNLENGVKVEEVFAGKLRSIGVRDGFIITKINHVPIKNLSNASEVLSKIKGGVLIEGLYGNGKREFYGFGV; encoded by the coding sequence ATGGAAAACAAATTCAAACAATTCGGTGCAATATTAAGCGTTGCTTTATTTAGCAGTTTATTTTCGGTTTTTATTTATCAAAAATTAACACCCGAAACCACTATTGTTTCGAGTAATAATACACCACCAAAATACATCAATGTGGCCTTAAAAGAAGCCGGTTTAACCAACTTTGAATATGCAGCCGATTTATCGGTAAATGCTGTTGTGCACATTAAAACATCGACCATTTACAGTCGACAAGTTGACCCCTTGTATGAGTTTTTTTATGGCAGACCACAACGCCCACAACAACATGCCATTCAATCGGCAGGTTCGGGTGTTATTTTATCAAACGATGGCTATATTGTTACCAATAATCATGTGGTTGACAATGCTAGTTCTATTGATGTTACCTTAAACAATAAAAAAACATACAAAGCCGAAGTAATTGGCACCGATGCAAGTACCGATTTAGCTTTATTAAAAATTGATGCCGAAAACTTACCTTATATCAATTACGGAAACTCAAACGATTTAAACATTGGAGCATGGGTATTAGCTGTTGGCAATCCGTTTAATTTAACTTCTACTGTTACAGCGGGTATTATTAGCGCAAAAGCACGTAACATTAACATACTAAGCGGCAACCAAACCAACGGCTTACCTCCTATCGAATCGTTTATACAAACCGATGCAGTGGTAAATCCTGGTAACAGTGGTGGCGCTTTGGTAAACGTTAATGGCGAGTTGGTTGGTATTAATACTGCCATACAATCCAATACGGGTTCGTACACTGGGTATTCGTTTGCCATACCATCTAACATTGTTCAAAAGGTGGTAAAAGATTTAAAAGAGTTTGGAACAGTTCAACGTGCATTTATTGGTGTTAGCATTAAAAACATCGACGATAAAGTAGCCAAAGACTTAGGGCTTAAAGATTATGCTGGAGTATACGTTAACGATGTAAATAAAAATGGTTCTGCCGACAAGGCTGGAATTAAATCGGGAGATGTAATTAAAAAAGTGGGAAATAATAACATTAACGATGTTCCTGAATTGCAAGAACAAATTAGCCAGTTCCGACCAGGCGAAAAAACAAGCATTACTGTTTTAAGGGATAACAAACTTTTAGATTTTGATTTGGTACTTAAAAACCTGAATGGTAACGAAGAAGTGATTACCTACGAAGAAAATACAATCAACAAAATTTTAGGTGCTCGATTGGCCGATTTAACCAAAGAAGATAAAAAAGAGCTGAACCTTGAAAACGGTGTTAAAGTGGAAGAAGTTTTTGCGGGAAAATTAAGAAGCATAGGCGTTCGTGATGGTTTTATAATTACCAAAATAAACCATGTGCCGATTAAAAATTTAAGCAATGCTTCCGAAGTTTTATCTAAAATTAAAGGTGGTGTTTTAATTGAAGGACTTTATGGTAACGGAAAAAGAGAGTTTTACGGTTTTGGGGTGTAA
- a CDS encoding ATP phosphoribosyltransferase, with translation MSKLKIAIQKSGRLNEDSLKILKECGISIDNGIDQLKASASNFPLEVLFLRNSDIPQYLIDGVVDVAIIGENLLIEQEKDIEIIEYLGFSKCKLSIATPKNVSYQSLNDLEGKKIATSYPNTLKRFLKKNNVTAELHEISGSVEIAPNIGLADAICDLVSSGNTLFKNGLEEKEVVLKSEACLAVSPLISNENNAVLDKLVFRIQSVLKARKSKYILMNVPNDKIEAISKILPVLKSPTILPLAEEGWSSLHSVIDENKFWEVIDELKLNGAEGILIVPIEKMVL, from the coding sequence ATGAGCAAATTAAAAATTGCAATTCAAAAATCAGGAAGACTGAATGAAGATTCGCTTAAAATTTTAAAAGAATGCGGAATATCCATTGATAATGGCATAGATCAATTAAAAGCATCGGCGTCGAACTTTCCATTAGAAGTATTGTTTTTAAGAAATTCGGATATTCCTCAATATTTAATTGATGGAGTGGTGGATGTGGCTATTATTGGAGAGAATTTATTAATTGAACAAGAAAAAGACATCGAAATAATAGAATATTTAGGTTTTTCAAAATGCAAATTATCAATTGCAACACCTAAAAATGTAAGTTATCAATCATTAAACGATTTAGAAGGCAAGAAAATAGCGACTTCTTACCCCAATACATTAAAGCGTTTTCTTAAAAAGAACAATGTTACTGCCGAGTTGCACGAAATTTCTGGTTCGGTAGAAATTGCCCCAAACATTGGCTTGGCAGATGCCATTTGCGATTTGGTAAGTTCAGGAAATACCTTGTTTAAAAATGGATTGGAAGAAAAAGAGGTGGTATTAAAATCGGAAGCTTGTTTGGCAGTATCACCATTAATATCTAATGAAAATAATGCTGTATTGGATAAATTGGTTTTTCGCATACAGTCTGTTTTAAAAGCTCGAAAATCGAAATACATTTTAATGAATGTTCCAAACGATAAAATTGAGGCTATCAGTAAAATATTACCTGTTTTAAAAAGCCCCACCATATTGCCATTGGCTGAAGAGGGTTGGAGCTCGTTACACTCGGTAATTGACGAAAACAAGTTTTGGGAAGTAATAGACGAACTAAAATTAAATGGAGCAGAAGGTATTTTAATTGTTCCGATAGAAAAAATGGTGTTATAA
- the hisD gene encoding histidinol dehydrogenase has translation MKKYINPTKTNWSELTTRPAVEAADLSALVKQVFNEVKLNGDKAIKSYTNQFDKVNLSSLCVSAAEFTVAEKQVSDELKEAIKLASSNIEKFHNIQKQEKQVVETTNGVFCWQESRPIERVGLYIPGGTAPLFSTVLMLAIPAKIAGCKKVVLCTPPNKEGKIANEILYVAKLVGITEVYKVGGIQAIAALTYGSESIPKVYKIFGPGNQYVTAAKQEAFQQGVAIDMPAGPSELLVVADESSNAAFVASDLLSQAEHGTDSQVICIANNEVLIKAIEKEVEAQLEQLPRKEIARKALTNSKLVVLESVKDTIDFVNEYAPEHLILAVKNEDEYIQNIINAGSVFIGNYTPESAGDYASGTNHTLPTNGFSKSFSGVNLDAFVKKITFQKITKEGILNIGKSIELMAEAELLQAHKNAVTVRVKSLKVES, from the coding sequence ATGAAAAAGTATATAAATCCAACCAAAACCAATTGGAGTGAATTAACAACTCGACCAGCTGTTGAAGCGGCAGATTTATCAGCATTGGTAAAACAAGTGTTTAATGAAGTTAAACTAAACGGAGATAAGGCTATAAAAAGCTATACCAATCAGTTTGATAAGGTTAATTTATCATCTTTATGCGTTTCTGCTGCTGAATTTACTGTTGCTGAAAAACAAGTGAGTGATGAGTTGAAAGAAGCCATAAAACTTGCCTCAAGTAATATTGAGAAATTCCACAATATACAAAAGCAAGAAAAACAAGTGGTAGAAACAACTAATGGAGTATTTTGCTGGCAAGAATCTCGCCCAATTGAACGCGTAGGATTGTATATTCCAGGAGGAACTGCGCCTTTGTTTTCTACCGTGTTGATGTTGGCAATTCCTGCTAAAATTGCTGGATGTAAAAAAGTTGTTTTGTGTACTCCTCCAAATAAAGAAGGTAAAATAGCAAACGAGATATTGTATGTTGCAAAATTGGTAGGTATAACAGAGGTTTATAAAGTTGGCGGAATACAAGCCATTGCAGCGTTAACCTATGGTTCTGAAAGTATTCCTAAAGTGTATAAAATTTTTGGACCCGGAAACCAGTATGTAACAGCAGCAAAACAAGAAGCTTTTCAGCAAGGGGTGGCAATTGATATGCCAGCCGGACCTTCAGAGCTATTAGTGGTAGCTGATGAGAGCTCAAACGCAGCTTTTGTTGCTTCCGATTTATTGTCGCAAGCCGAACACGGTACGGATAGCCAAGTAATTTGTATTGCAAATAATGAGGTGCTGATAAAAGCTATTGAAAAAGAAGTTGAAGCTCAATTGGAACAGTTGCCTCGAAAAGAAATAGCTCGTAAAGCCCTAACAAACTCAAAACTAGTAGTTTTAGAAAGCGTAAAAGATACGATTGACTTTGTGAACGAATATGCCCCAGAGCATTTAATATTAGCTGTTAAAAATGAGGATGAATACATTCAAAACATTATTAACGCAGGCTCAGTATTTATTGGAAATTACACCCCAGAAAGTGCGGGTGATTATGCTTCGGGAACAAACCATACTTTGCCTACCAATGGGTTTTCGAAATCATTTAGTGGGGTAAATTTAGATGCTTTTGTAAAGAAAATTACCTTTCAAAAAATAACAAAAGAAGGAATTCTAAATATTGGAAAATCAATAGAATTAATGGCTGAGGCTGAATTGCTCCAAGCGCATAAAAATGCGGTAACAGTTAGAGTTAAAAGTTTGAAAGTGGAAAGTTAA